One Coffea arabica cultivar ET-39 chromosome 5c, Coffea Arabica ET-39 HiFi, whole genome shotgun sequence DNA window includes the following coding sequences:
- the LOC140007381 gene encoding uncharacterized protein has translation MRHVKTDCFKLKNKLKQKGKPGEKNFETTKAGVAADENEGSIFFVNDDKTRSKNEWILDLGCSYHMCPNRNLFFTYESYNGGIVLMGNNAACNAAGKGTIRIKMHDGIVRTLTNVRHVPDLKKNLIFLGTLEALGCKFAAENGVIKVSKGALIVMKVCRVGSLYVLQGSTVTGSVAVSSSSSLFDSDITKLWHMRLGYMSEKDLSILSKRGLLCGQSTGSLEFCEHWWCQVELEIGSSGPSIQQVPIDASESTDENNSEEEEYFITRDRPRRDIRPPQRYANLIAYALSIAEETDVVDEPTTYSNAISCDDSAKWLVAMNEEIESLYRNETWILVKPSPVVIYDLEFEQLDIKTTFLHGELEEKIYMKQSQGFEIGGKEDHNLSEIHTLKLQLSSEFDMKHLGVTKKILGMEIKRDRGAEKLFLTQENYLEKVLENFGMKDAKLVTTPLANRVLLSATQSPQSVKEAQYMARIPYSNAIGCIMYTMVCTRPDIAQAISMVSRLDYAGDLDRRRSLSGCVFCIGGCVVSWKVTLQPVVALSTTEAEYMAMTEAIKESLWSKSLFGELSLHQGPLGLMWRKWSNFAIVDVRDTPKWRFVNVALSHIGFCIRESFP, from the exons ATGAGGCACGTTAAGACAGATTGtttcaaattgaaaaataaattgaaacaaaaggggaaacCTGGTGAGAAAAATTTTGAGACTACCAAAGCTGGTGTTGCAGCTGATGAGAATGAAGGAAGTATTTTCTTTGTGAATGATGACAAGacaaggtctaaaaatgaatggATTTTAGATTTGGGGTGCTCTTATCACATGTGTCCcaatagaaatttatttttcacttatgaATCTTACAATGGTGGAATTGTTTTGATGGGTAATAATGCTGCTTGTAATGCTGCTGGTAAGGGTACAATTCGAATTAAAATGCATGATGGTATTGTGAGGACGCTCACtaatgttagacatgttccTGATTTGAAAAAGAATCTCATCTTTTTGGGCACCCTAGAGGCTCTTGGGTGCAAATTTGCAGCTGAAAATGGCGTTATAAAGGTTTCTAAAGGTGCTCTCATTGTAATGAAAGTTTGCAGGGTTGGTAGTTTATATGttttgcagggatctactgTCACAGGCTCGGTTGCAGTTTCGTCATCATCATCTTTGTTTGATTctgacatcaccaaattatggcaTATGCGTTTGGGATATATGAGCGAGAAAGACCTGAGCATACTAAGTAAAAGGGGACTTCTTTGCGGTCAGAGTACTGGATCACTGGAATTCTGTGAACATT GGTGGTGCCAG GTGGAGCTTGAGATTGGTAGTTCTGGTCCTTCTATTCAACAAGTGCCAATAGATGCATCTGAATCTACTGATGAAAATAattcagaagaagaagaatatttcATTACCAGAGATAGACCAAGGAGGGATattcgaccaccacaaagatatgcaaatttgATTGCATATGCTTTGTCTATCGCAGAAGAAACTGATGTAGTTGATGAGCCTACTACTTATTCAAATGCGatttcttgtgatgattctgcTAAGTGGTTGGTtgcgatgaatgaagaaattgagtcTCTCTATCGAAATGAAACTTGGATTCTTGTGAAGCCGTCTCCAG TTGTCATatatgatttggagtttgagcAGCTTGATATTAAAACAACTTTCTTGCATGGTGaacttgaagaaaaaatttatatgAAACAATCTCAGGGGTTTGAAATTGGAGGAAAGGAAGACCAT aatttgtcagaaattcacactTTAAAGTTGCAGTTAAGTAGTGAATTTGACATGAAACATTTGGGAGTaactaagaaaattcttggcatggagATCAAAAGAGACCGAGGAGCTGAAAAATTATTCTTGACTCAAGAAAATTATCTTGAAAAGGTCTTGGAGAAttttggcatgaaagatgctaaacTTGTGACTACTCCTCTTGCTAATCGTGTTCTACTATCTGCTACTCAATCACCACAGTCAGTTAAAGAAGCACAGTATATGGCACGGATTCCTTATTCCAACGCAATTGGTTGCATTATGTATACAATGGTTTGTACTCGTCCAGATATTGCACAAGCAATCAGCATGGTTAGCAG actCGACTATGCTGGAGATCTTGACAGAAGAAGATCACTGTCAGGTTGCGTATTTTGCATTGGCGGTTGTGTAGTTAGTTGGAAAGTTACTTTACAACCCGTTGTAGCTTTATCTACTACGGAGGCAGAATATATGGCCATGACTGAGGCAATCAAAGAATCCTTATGGTCGAAGAGTCTATTTGGCGAACTTAGTCTGCATCAAG GTCCATTGGGGCTTATGTGGAGAAAGTGGAGCAATTTTGCTATTGTTGATGTTAGGGACACGCCAAAGTGGAGATTTGTTAATGTGGCATTGTCCCACATCGGCTTTTGTATAAGGGAATCTTTCCCTTAG